The genomic stretch GGGGGAGGGAGGCTGCACGCTCGCGGTAAGCTTCAAGCGGGTCTTCTCCCCTCGCCTCCTTCTGCGCCTCCGAGTGCGTCTCGGCGATCAGCGAGTAGAAGTTGTCGGGGATCTCCACGACGGCGCCCTCGGCGGCGGCGACCTCCTTCACCATCTCGGGCGGGATGCCGTGCGAGTCGTAGAGGGTGATGACCTCCTCGAGAGGCACCCGGGAACTCTTTGCCTTGTAGTTCCGGGCGATCTTCTGGACGATCCGGGCCCCGCGCTCAAGCGTGCTTGCGTACCTCGCCTCCTCGCTCTCCACGATCTCCCGTACCGCGTCCACGTCCTGCTCAAAGTTCTCGACCCCCACGACCTGCATCTGTGCTTCGATCAGGTCGCCGAGATCCTCGTCCATCGAGAGGTCGTTCATCATCCGGAGCGTCCGGCGAAGCACGAGTCGTGCGAGGTAGCCCTCGCGGACGTTCGAGGGGACGATGCAGTCCCCGAGCATGTAGGCGAGGCAACGGGTGTGGTCGGCGATCGAGTAGACCTTCTCGATCGGGACGACGATCCGCTCGAGCCGATCGACCGGCACGCTGATTGCATCGGCGACCTTTCTGCGGAGGTTGTAGAGGTTCGTCCCGGAGATGTCCATCACCCCGGCGAACCGGGCGCTGAGCCCCATGATCTTCGTGAACTCCGGGTTGTCGAGGAGATTCTCGAGATGAGCCGATCGCATCAGGCGGCTCACCATCTCCGGGAAGACCGCATCATAGATCGTCGGCGAACCCTTCGAGGCCCAGACGAACCGTTCAAGGCCGTAGCCGGTGTCCACGATGTTCAGCCGCATCGGGTAGTATGGCACCCCGTTCACGTCGACGGGCGGCTTGTCGGTCTTCTGCCGCCCGAGGTTCATGAAGACCAGCGTCGCGACCTCAAGACCGCCGATGAGCACCTCGACTGACGCTCCGGCGTTCCCGCCGCCGTACCAGGGGTGCTCCTTGTAGCTGACCCGGGTGGGATCGCCGCCGATGGACTTGATGAACTCGTCGCAGAGGGCGACCGTCTCATCCTTCCAGTAGATCCGCTCCTCCGGGGTGTTGAAGGCGTGGTGCGCCATCATCTCAAAAAGCGTCAGGTGGCGCCCCGACCGGCCGACCGAGTCGAGGTCGTTTAAGCGGATGCAGGGCTGGGAGATGGTCAGCGGGTTCGCCGGCGGGGGAACGACCCCGCTCGTGACGAACGGCTGAAAATCGGCGATGGATGCGATGGTGAGGTAGATATCGTCTCTCCATCGGGCGGCTACGGGATATCGTTCGAGGCGTGTATGGCCGTGCCGCTCGAAGAACGAGAGGAACGCCTCCCGCATCTCGCTGACGTTATGAGGTTTGAAGACCGGATTGCCGATGAAGTTATACGTCACGCACGGGGCGTCGCCGCAGAACTCCTGTTCCGGATCCCGGGTCCAGAAGGCCGACCCGCAACTCTTGCAGATCTTCCGCTCAAACCCCTCCGACTTGAAATAATCGAGCGTATATTCTTCCTCGAGCATTGAAAATCACGCAGCATAAATCTGTTGGATTCTGCGCGATATAGTTGTTTGTGCAGCCTATTCATACTTTCCATGTATCCTGATACCAGAGGTCGTAGGATTCATATAATCCCGTCCTCTCGGCGATACGCACCGCAAGGATGTGCCAGCATTCGCGCCCCCGGAAGAGGAAGTCGCTGCAGGTGCAGAAGTCCCCCTCGACGATGTACTCGCTGCTCCGGCCCACCACGACGAAGAAGTCGAGGTAACGCTTCACCTGCCCTGCATCGACGGCCTCGAGCGCCTTTCTCCCTCGCTCGCCGTAGACACGCTCGATGCAGGCGCGGAACTCCGGCGTCAGCGCCCGGTCCTGCTCCATCTTCTGCCAGAGACCCCTCATGGAACTACCACTACGTGTGGCGGATCAGGGATATAATGCCACCCCATGCGTGATGCGAGGGCCTCCATGGCCGGGGCCTCAAGCACATAGTGAGTGGATTCGAGGCAGGGGATGGGCGATGCACGGGCTACGCTGTGCTTCAGCTCCGCCGAGAGGAATGCTTCCGCCCCGAGACCGGCGGCCTCCCGGATCAGGTCGGGGTCAAACCCGCTCCCCCCCACGACGGCGAGGCGCCGGATCGTTCCCACCTCGCCGTAGACCCGGATCCCGCCGCCCGGGAGGCGGCGGGCAATCTCCCGGGCATCGAGGGAGCAGTCGCCGACGAGCCCGACGGTCATCTGCTCCGTCTGCAGGAGATCGAGCCGGGCCGCGAGGACGTCGTTGACGCCGCCCTCGGCACGGTCGAAGTTCGTGTGCATGACGTAGAGATTTATATCGGCGGCAAGGA from Methanoculleus chikugoensis encodes the following:
- the alaS gene encoding alanine--tRNA ligase, whose amino-acid sequence is MLEEEYTLDYFKSEGFERKICKSCGSAFWTRDPEQEFCGDAPCVTYNFIGNPVFKPHNVSEMREAFLSFFERHGHTRLERYPVAARWRDDIYLTIASIADFQPFVTSGVVPPPANPLTISQPCIRLNDLDSVGRSGRHLTLFEMMAHHAFNTPEERIYWKDETVALCDEFIKSIGGDPTRVSYKEHPWYGGGNAGASVEVLIGGLEVATLVFMNLGRQKTDKPPVDVNGVPYYPMRLNIVDTGYGLERFVWASKGSPTIYDAVFPEMVSRLMRSAHLENLLDNPEFTKIMGLSARFAGVMDISGTNLYNLRRKVADAISVPVDRLERIVVPIEKVYSIADHTRCLAYMLGDCIVPSNVREGYLARLVLRRTLRMMNDLSMDEDLGDLIEAQMQVVGVENFEQDVDAVREIVESEEARYASTLERGARIVQKIARNYKAKSSRVPLEEVITLYDSHGIPPEMVKEVAAAEGAVVEIPDNFYSLIAETHSEAQKEARGEDPLEAYRERAASLPPTKKLYYELPNEIEFEAMVLDYFDGIAVLDQTLFYPEGGGQPSDTGTLVASESMVRVEEVVKLGEVILHRVTGGPLKRGERVKGMLDEERRWSLMRHHSATHVLLHAAKEVLGVHVHQAGAQKGSEASRLDIRHYKHITPDELKRIETEANRLVMADTPVYVHIEERTKAEQKYGFGLYQGGVPPGREIRTVQIGADVQACAGTHVRATGEIGPIRVIGVEHIQDGVERLVFAAGIAAVHAVQHQADLLQESADVVSVQPENLPPTVARFFSEWKEQKKEIERLRKKVVDLEMQNLDGEVVDGVRVVVRTLDATHKELVALATTVAAEGGVALFASADGTVKVVATSGVPAVNAVDIVREVCGILGGKGGGKPNLAQGAGTDASRLEEALEYGRNRIIEALHGE
- a CDS encoding SWIM zinc finger family protein; the protein is MRGLWQKMEQDRALTPEFRACIERVYGERGRKALEAVDAGQVKRYLDFFVVVGRSSEYIVEGDFCTCSDFLFRGRECWHILAVRIAERTGLYESYDLWYQDTWKV
- a CDS encoding Nif3-like dinuclear metal center hexameric protein translates to MDIERFIAALEQVAPPELAEEYDAGRIGLVVEGREEIGTVCCALDATQKVVDAAARAGADMLVVHHTPLWSPVTAVRGATSRLLRTLLAADINLYVMHTNFDRAEGGVNDVLAARLDLLQTEQMTVGLVGDCSLDAREIARRLPGGGIRVYGEVGTIRRLAVVGGSGFDPDLIREAAGLGAEAFLSAELKHSVARASPIPCLESTHYVLEAPAMEALASRMGWHYIPDPPHVVVVP